Proteins encoded together in one Aeromonas encheleia window:
- the uvrB gene encoding excinuclease ABC subunit UvrB, translating to MNKPFKLASQFQPAGDQPEAIARLLDGIESGLAHQTLLGVTGSGKTFTMANVIATLNRPTMILAPNKTLAAQLYGEMKEFFPENSVEYFVSYYDYYQPEAYVPTTDTFIEKDASINDHIEQMRLSATKALLERRDVVIVASVSAIYGLGDPQAYLSMMLHLKVGDIINQRDILRRLAELQYTRNDVAFGRGTFRVRGEVIDIYPAESDKLALRVELFDEEVERLSQFDPLTGAIEQTVVRYTIYPKTHYATPRETILGAIDHIKEELKGRREQLLSLGKLVEEQRISQRTQFDIEMMQELGYCSGIENYSRYLSGRAPGEPPPTLFDYLPGDGLLIIDESHVTVPQIGAMFKGDRSRKETLVEYGFRLPSALDNRPLKFDEFEALMPQTVFVSATPGPYELEKSGEDVVQQVVRPTGLLDPQIEVRPVTTQVDDLLSEIRLRVAVEERVLVTTLTKRMAEDLTEYLADHDVRVRYLHSDIDTVERVEIIRDLRLGKFDVLVGINLLREGLDMPEVSLVAILDADKEGFLRSTRSLIQTIGRAARNLNGRVILYGDTITNSMRVAIEETERRRALQHAHNLEHGITPRGLNKSVGDAMDMGGSRTAGKAGRGGRKAAEPQGEYHLRTASEIAKEIKRMEEQMFQHARDLEFEQAAAMRDQIQRLRSELIES from the coding sequence ATGAATAAGCCTTTCAAGCTGGCCAGCCAGTTTCAACCCGCGGGGGATCAACCAGAGGCGATCGCCCGGCTGCTCGATGGCATCGAGTCCGGGCTTGCCCACCAGACCCTGCTCGGGGTGACCGGCTCGGGCAAGACCTTCACCATGGCCAACGTGATCGCCACCCTGAACAGGCCCACCATGATATTGGCGCCGAACAAGACCCTGGCGGCCCAGCTCTATGGCGAGATGAAAGAGTTCTTCCCCGAGAACTCGGTGGAGTATTTCGTCTCCTATTACGACTATTACCAGCCGGAAGCCTATGTGCCGACCACGGACACCTTCATCGAGAAGGATGCCTCCATCAACGATCACATAGAGCAGATGCGGCTGTCGGCCACCAAGGCGCTGCTGGAGCGGCGCGACGTGGTGATCGTCGCCTCCGTCTCCGCCATCTATGGTCTGGGGGATCCCCAGGCCTACCTCAGCATGATGCTGCACCTCAAGGTGGGGGACATCATCAACCAGCGGGACATACTGCGCCGCCTCGCCGAGCTGCAATACACCCGCAACGACGTGGCGTTTGGCCGCGGCACCTTCCGGGTGCGCGGGGAGGTGATCGACATCTACCCCGCCGAATCGGATAAGCTGGCGCTGCGGGTGGAGCTGTTCGACGAGGAGGTGGAGCGGCTCTCCCAGTTCGATCCCCTGACCGGGGCCATAGAGCAGACGGTAGTGCGCTACACCATCTATCCCAAGACCCACTACGCCACGCCGCGCGAAACCATCCTGGGTGCCATCGACCACATCAAGGAGGAGCTCAAGGGGCGCCGTGAGCAGTTGCTGAGCCTGGGCAAGCTGGTGGAGGAGCAGCGCATCAGCCAGCGCACCCAGTTCGACATCGAGATGATGCAGGAGCTGGGTTACTGCTCGGGCATCGAAAACTACAGCCGCTATCTGTCGGGACGCGCCCCCGGCGAGCCGCCGCCCACCCTGTTCGACTACCTGCCGGGGGATGGCCTGCTCATCATCGACGAGTCCCACGTCACCGTGCCGCAGATCGGCGCCATGTTCAAAGGGGACAGATCCCGCAAGGAGACCCTGGTGGAGTACGGCTTCCGTCTGCCCTCGGCGCTGGACAACAGACCGCTGAAGTTCGACGAGTTCGAGGCGCTGATGCCGCAGACGGTGTTCGTCTCGGCCACCCCTGGCCCCTACGAGCTGGAGAAGTCCGGTGAGGATGTGGTGCAGCAGGTGGTGCGCCCCACCGGCTTGCTCGATCCACAGATCGAGGTGCGCCCGGTCACCACTCAGGTGGACGATCTGCTGTCCGAGATCCGTCTGCGGGTCGCGGTGGAGGAGCGGGTGCTGGTCACCACCCTCACCAAGCGGATGGCGGAGGACTTGACCGAATACCTGGCGGATCACGACGTGCGGGTGCGCTACCTGCACTCGGACATCGACACCGTCGAGCGGGTGGAGATCATCCGCGATCTGCGGCTCGGCAAGTTCGACGTGCTGGTGGGCATCAACCTGCTGCGGGAAGGGCTCGACATGCCGGAGGTCTCTCTGGTGGCCATCCTGGATGCGGACAAGGAGGGCTTCCTGCGCTCCACCCGCTCCCTCATCCAGACCATAGGCCGCGCCGCCCGCAACCTCAACGGCAGGGTGATCCTGTACGGCGATACCATCACCAACTCCATGAGGGTGGCCATTGAGGAGACGGAGCGGCGCCGTGCCCTGCAGCACGCCCACAACTTGGAACATGGCATCACCCCCAGGGGCCTCAACAAGTCGGTGGGGGACGCGATGGACATGGGCGGCAGCCGCACGGCCGGCAAGGCGGGCAGGGGCGGTCGCAAGGCGGCCGAGCCGCAAGGGGAGTATCATCTTCGCACCGCCAGCGAGATCGCCAAGGAGATCAAACGGATGGAAGAGCAGATGTTCCAGCATGCGCGGGATCTGGAGTTCGAGCAGGCGGCCGCCATGCGGGATCAGATCCAGCGGCTGCGCAGTGAGTTGATCGAAAGTTGA